A region of the Curtobacterium flaccumfaciens pv. betae genome:
CGCCTGACCCCGGATCGATCTCGGTCTCGGGCTCGGGCTCGGGCTCGGGCTCAGGCTCGGGCTCAGCCGTTCGGCCAGAGCAGCCGGAACCGCTCGCACACGACCGGCATGTCCGGCGCGAACCCGCGCGGGTTCTCGGAGTGTGCGCGCCAGAATGCCTCGTGCACGGTCCGCCAGTGCTCGAGCGTCCGGTCCCCTTCGCCCTCGGCCCAGGCGTGGTCCGCGCCGACCTGGTCGAACGGCACCACCCGGACCACCGTCGTCTCGATGACGGCACGGGGCGAGCCAGAGCCGTCGGTCACGATGCTCAACTCGTCGGCCGCCGGCAGCGGGTCACCGGTCGCCTCGTAGTCCCAGAGCGACGACGCCGTGCCGACCTTGACCCCGTCGAGCACGAGCTGCAGGAGCGCGTCCGCCTGCTCCGGGGTCGCGCCGAACGACCACGCCTCCGGCACCGCCGTCGGAAGACTCGGACGCTCGCGGCGTCGCGCGGTCCAGAAGTCGTCGAGCGTCGAGGGCACGCCCCGACCGTAGTGCACCGGCCAGGTCCCCCCTTGTGCTGACACCCGGCTGGGGACTGGGGCGAGACCGACCGCGCTCCTAGGCTCGGGAGCGTCGATCCACCCCGCACCTCGAGGAGCAACCGTGACGCTGCCGGCCGCAGGCTGGTTCCCGGACCCGCAGGACGCCCGTCGTCTGCGCTGGTGGGACGGTCGCACCTGGGGCGCAGCCACGCGGGTCCCCGCGGCCGCTGCTGACCCGGTCATGCCGATCGTCGTCGCGCCGGTGGGGCCGTCGTTCTCGGTGCAGACCGCCGCGATCCGGACGGACGCGTGGGCATCGGGCACTGCCGGCGACCGTCGACTCTGCGTGTTCACGGTGCTCGCGGTGCTGCTCGCCGTGGTCTCGGTCGTCGCGAACCCCTGGGGCCTGGCGGGGCTGCTCGGCGTGGCGTGCGGCGTCGTCGGCATCGTCCGTCCCGGAGCCGTCGGTGCATGGGCGGTCCTGGCGCGGAGCGCTTCGGCGAGCGCCCTCGTCGTCGCGGTGACGACGACCGTCATCGCCGCGTCGGCCCAGTTCCACCTGTTCTGAGCAGCGGGAGCCGCCCGCCGCTGTCCGCGGCGCTTCGTGGGCAGAAATGGTCGGGTGCGACGGCGCGACCCGACCATTTCTGCTCACGAAACGCGCCCGTCGCGCACCCGCACGGCCCATGCACCGCACGGCCCGCGCTGCCCTCCTACCGCCGCGCCCGCGGGTGTGCCGTCTGGTAGACGTCACGCAGCATGTCCGCCGTGACCATCGTGTAGATCTGCGTCGTGGCGACACTCGCGTGCCCGAGCAACTCCTGCACCACGCGCACATCGGCACCGCCCTCGAGCAGGTGCGTCGCGAACGAGTGCCGGAACGTGTGCGGTGACACGTGCGCCTCAAGGTCGGCGGCAGCAGCGGCAGCCTGGATCACGAGCCAGGCGCTCTGCCGCGACAACCGCGCTCCACGGGCACCGAGGAACAGCGCGGGCGTCGACGGCCCGCGCGCCGCGAACACCGGCCGTGCGCGCACCAGGTAGGCGTCGATCGCGGCCCGGGCGAAGCTGCCGAGCGGCACGATCCGCTGCTTGTTGCCCTTGCCGGTGACCTTCACGACGGAGAGCTCGCCGTCGGCGTCCGACAGCGTCGTCACGTCGTC
Encoded here:
- a CDS encoding ASCH domain-containing protein codes for the protein MPSTLDDFWTARRRERPSLPTAVPEAWSFGATPEQADALLQLVLDGVKVGTASSLWDYEATGDPLPAADELSIVTDGSGSPRAVIETTVVRVVPFDQVGADHAWAEGEGDRTLEHWRTVHEAFWRAHSENPRGFAPDMPVVCERFRLLWPNG
- a CDS encoding DUF2510 domain-containing protein; translated protein: MTLPAAGWFPDPQDARRLRWWDGRTWGAATRVPAAAADPVMPIVVAPVGPSFSVQTAAIRTDAWASGTAGDRRLCVFTVLAVLLAVVSVVANPWGLAGLLGVACGVVGIVRPGAVGAWAVLARSASASALVVAVTTTVIAASAQFHLF